Proteins from one Algicella marina genomic window:
- the lpxA gene encoding acyl-ACP--UDP-N-acetylglucosamine O-acyltransferase, with product MSVNATATVHATAVVEPGCTIGPGCIVGPYCVLGPDVVLADNVELKSHVAVAGITRIGAGTVVYPFASLGHAPQDLKYRGERTELVIGANNRIREYVTMNPGTEGGGGITKVGDDCLFMGSVHVGHDCHVGNNVIIANSVALAGHVIVEDNVVIGGLSGVQQFCRIGRGAMIGGMSGIVGDVIPYGTTTGERAHLAGLNFIGLKRRNTDRGEMNELRTAFGSEVFEGEGPFAERVERALAAHPENPFLQEISAFVTAEGAKRFTVPE from the coding sequence ATGAGTGTGAACGCCACCGCCACGGTACATGCCACGGCAGTGGTGGAACCGGGATGCACGATCGGGCCCGGATGTATCGTCGGGCCCTATTGCGTGCTGGGGCCGGACGTGGTGCTGGCCGACAATGTTGAACTCAAGAGCCATGTTGCCGTCGCCGGGATCACACGGATCGGGGCGGGCACCGTGGTTTATCCCTTTGCCTCGCTCGGGCATGCGCCGCAGGATCTGAAATACCGTGGTGAGCGGACCGAACTGGTGATCGGGGCCAATAACCGAATTCGCGAATACGTGACGATGAACCCCGGCACCGAGGGCGGTGGCGGCATCACCAAGGTCGGCGACGACTGCCTGTTCATGGGCTCCGTCCATGTCGGCCATGACTGCCATGTTGGCAACAACGTTATCATCGCCAATTCCGTGGCATTGGCCGGGCATGTGATCGTGGAGGACAATGTCGTCATTGGCGGGCTTTCGGGGGTTCAGCAATTCTGCCGGATCGGCCGGGGGGCGATGATCGGCGGCATGTCGGGGATCGTTGGCGACGTCATTCCATATGGCACGACGACGGGCGAGCGGGCGCATCTTGCCGGATTGAACTTCATTGGCCTGAAGCGACGCAACACCGACCGTGGCGAGATGAACGAACTGCGCACGGCGTTCGGCAGCGAGGTGTTCGAGGGCGAGGGGCCCTTCGCGGAACGGGTGGAGCGGGCGCTGGCCGCGCATCCAGAGAACCCGTTCCTTCAGGAAATTTCGGCGTTCGTGACCGCCGAGGGGGCGAAACGGTTTACCGTACCTGAGTGA
- the fabZ gene encoding 3-hydroxyacyl-ACP dehydratase FabZ produces MDDTLDHVDILEIKRLIPHRYPFLMIERVINIRHSDSAVGIKNVSVNEPHFEGHFPARPVMPGVLIVEAMAQTASVVVVKSLDMADHDLLVYFMSLEKTKFRRVVEPGDQLELHVQVVKNRGKVWKFWGEAKVEGQVAAEAEFTAMIQDPPK; encoded by the coding sequence CTGGACGACACGCTTGATCACGTGGACATTCTGGAGATCAAACGGCTGATACCGCACCGGTATCCGTTCCTGATGATCGAGCGGGTGATCAACATCAGGCACAGCGACAGTGCCGTGGGCATCAAGAATGTGAGCGTCAACGAGCCGCATTTCGAGGGCCATTTCCCGGCGCGTCCGGTAATGCCCGGGGTTCTGATCGTGGAGGCGATGGCTCAGACGGCGAGCGTGGTGGTGGTCAAATCGCTGGATATGGCCGACCATGACCTGCTGGTCTATTTCATGAGCCTTGAGAAGACCAAGTTCCGTCGGGTGGTGGAACCTGGCGACCAGTTGGAGCTGCATGTGCAGGTGGTGAAGAACCGCGGCAAGGTGTGGAAGTTCTGGGGCGAGGCCAAGGTCGAGGGGCAGGTTGCCGCCGAGGCCGAGTTTACAGCGATGATTCAGGACCCCCCGAAATGA
- a CDS encoding YbaK/EbsC family protein: MSKSLKRVLADAEAKGLSLEPLRLDEGTLTADAAAAAAGTTPGQIVKSIILRNPNSDEHILFLTAGNNMVDLNKAAQTAGHALEKADAASIRRVTGFAIGGVSPLGHLTPPRTFLDPDILTYPTVWAAAGTPHHIFEIVPAVLKEKTGAVLADFTVPK, translated from the coding sequence ATGAGCAAATCCCTCAAACGTGTCCTTGCTGACGCCGAGGCGAAGGGCCTCTCCCTCGAGCCGCTGCGTCTGGACGAGGGTACGCTGACGGCAGATGCCGCCGCGGCCGCCGCCGGCACCACGCCCGGCCAGATCGTCAAATCCATCATTCTCCGCAACCCGAATAGCGATGAGCACATCCTGTTCCTGACCGCGGGCAACAACATGGTGGACTTGAACAAAGCCGCGCAAACCGCCGGTCATGCTCTCGAAAAGGCAGATGCAGCCAGCATCCGTCGCGTCACCGGCTTCGCCATCGGCGGTGTCAGCCCCCTCGGCCACCTCACACCGCCGCGCACCTTTCTCGACCCCGACATCCTGACATACCCGACGGTCTGGGCCGCCGCCGGCACCCCGCACCACATCTTCGAGATCGTGCCGGCTGTGCTGAAGGAGAAAACAGGTGCAGTGCTCGCCGACTTTACAGTCCCGAAGTAG
- a CDS encoding citrate synthase has translation MAKDVERTGTISFDGNSYEFPMKSPTLGPDVIDIGKLYATSDIFTYDPGFTSTASCESAITYIDGDKGELLYRGYPIDQLAEKSHFLEVCYLLIYGELPSAEQLEDFEGRVTRHTMLHEQMVNFFRGFRRDAHPMAVVCGVVGAMSAFYHDSTDIYDPWQREVATIRLIAKMPTIVAWAYKYAIGQPFIYPRNDLDYSSNFLHMCFAVPSEEYEVDPILTRAMDRIFTLHADHEQNASTSTVRLAGSSQANPFACIAAGVACLWGPAHGGANQACLEMLREIGSVDRIPEYIARAKDKDDPFRLMGFGHRVYKNFDPRAKVMKESADEVLGLLGIENNPTLQVAKELEAIALKDDYFVSKKLYPNVDFYSGIILDAMGFPTSMFTPIFALARTAGWISQWKEMIADPTSRIGRPRQLYTGAAHRDYINVEDR, from the coding sequence ATGGCAAAAGACGTGGAACGCACCGGCACAATCAGTTTCGACGGCAATTCATACGAGTTCCCGATGAAAAGCCCGACACTGGGGCCGGACGTCATCGACATCGGCAAGCTTTACGCCACCAGCGACATCTTCACCTACGACCCGGGTTTCACCTCCACCGCCTCCTGCGAGAGCGCCATCACCTACATTGACGGCGACAAGGGCGAGCTGCTTTACCGCGGCTACCCCATCGACCAGCTGGCCGAAAAATCCCACTTCCTCGAAGTTTGCTACCTGTTGATCTACGGCGAACTTCCCAGCGCGGAGCAGCTTGAGGATTTCGAGGGCCGCGTCACCCGTCACACCATGCTGCACGAGCAGATGGTCAACTTTTTCCGCGGATTCCGCCGCGATGCGCACCCGATGGCCGTTGTTTGCGGCGTCGTCGGCGCGATGTCGGCCTTCTACCACGACAGCACCGATATCTACGATCCGTGGCAGCGCGAAGTCGCTACCATCCGCCTGATCGCCAAGATGCCGACGATCGTCGCCTGGGCCTACAAATACGCCATCGGCCAGCCCTTCATCTATCCGCGCAACGATCTCGATTATTCGTCGAACTTCCTGCACATGTGCTTTGCCGTCCCGTCGGAGGAGTATGAGGTCGACCCGATCCTCACCCGCGCGATGGACCGTATCTTCACGCTCCACGCGGATCATGAGCAGAATGCCTCCACCTCCACCGTACGTCTCGCTGGCTCCTCGCAGGCCAATCCGTTTGCGTGCATCGCCGCCGGCGTTGCCTGCCTCTGGGGCCCCGCCCACGGTGGTGCCAACCAGGCCTGCCTCGAAATGCTGCGGGAAATCGGCAGCGTGGACCGCATCCCCGAATACATCGCCCGCGCGAAGGACAAGGACGACCCCTTCCGCCTGATGGGCTTTGGTCACCGCGTCTACAAGAACTTCGACCCGCGTGCCAAGGTGATGAAGGAAAGCGCCGACGAGGTGCTGGGTCTGCTCGGGATCGAGAACAACCCGACGCTGCAGGTCGCCAAGGAGCTGGAGGCGATTGCCCTCAAGGACGACTATTTCGTCTCCAAGAAACTCTATCCGAACGTCGATTTCTATTCCGGCATCATCCTTGACGCCATGGGCTTCCCTACCTCGATGTTCACGCCGATCTTCGCGCTGGCGCGGACGGCAGGCTGGATCTCCCAGTGGAAGGAAATGATCGCGGATCCGACATCGCGCATCGGCCGCCCACGCCAGCTCTACACCGGCGCCGCTCATCGCGATTACATCAACGTCGAGGATCGCTGA
- the gltX gene encoding glutamate--tRNA ligase gives MSATPVVTRFAPSPTGYLHIGGARTALFNWLFARHHQGKFLLRIEDTDKARSTPEATEAIYAGLRWLGLDWDDEPVSQAERAPRHTEVAHQMLANGTAYKCYATKEEIDTYREAAKAAGRPPLFRSPWRNSVEETDLPYVVRLKAPQTGETAVEDAVQGSVTWKNETLDDLILLRSDGSPTYMLAVVVDDHDMGVTHVIRGDDHLTNAARQSLIYKANGWDLPVFAHIPLIHGPDGAKLSKRHGALGVEAYRDMGYPAAAMRNYLARLGWSHGDDEFFTTEQAIDWFTLDTIGKSPARFDFKKLESISGQHIRSMEAEEILSELSKFVAAQNGPGFTTSQVMALRAAAPGLRDRAKTIPELLEMAHFILGSRPFEPDEKAARQLDTVSRGMLKQLTSRLQNVDWTAENIQEAVKHFADEEELKLGKVAQPMRAALTGRTISPSVFDMMEILGQEESLARLEDAATGEAVPH, from the coding sequence ATGAGCGCCACCCCCGTCGTCACCCGCTTCGCCCCCTCGCCCACAGGCTACCTGCATATCGGCGGCGCCCGCACGGCCCTCTTCAACTGGCTCTTTGCCCGCCATCACCAGGGCAAGTTCCTGCTGCGGATCGAAGATACCGACAAGGCCCGTTCCACGCCCGAGGCGACCGAGGCGATCTATGCCGGCCTGCGCTGGCTCGGCCTTGACTGGGACGATGAACCTGTCAGCCAGGCTGAACGGGCGCCACGCCACACGGAAGTCGCCCATCAGATGTTGGCCAACGGCACAGCTTATAAATGCTACGCCACCAAGGAAGAGATCGACACCTATCGCGAGGCCGCGAAAGCCGCCGGCAGGCCGCCGCTGTTCCGTTCACCGTGGCGCAACAGCGTCGAGGAAACCGACCTGCCCTACGTCGTCAGGCTCAAGGCCCCGCAAACCGGAGAGACGGCGGTTGAAGATGCGGTGCAGGGCAGCGTCACCTGGAAGAACGAAACGCTCGATGATCTTATCCTGCTGCGGTCTGACGGCTCACCCACCTACATGCTAGCCGTTGTCGTCGATGATCATGATATGGGCGTAACCCACGTGATCCGCGGCGATGATCACCTGACGAATGCGGCCCGCCAGTCGCTGATCTACAAAGCCAACGGCTGGGATCTGCCTGTCTTCGCCCACATTCCGCTGATCCATGGTCCGGATGGCGCCAAGCTGTCGAAACGCCATGGCGCCCTTGGTGTCGAGGCCTACCGCGACATGGGTTACCCGGCGGCGGCGATGCGCAACTACCTTGCACGTCTCGGCTGGAGCCACGGCGACGATGAATTTTTTACGACGGAGCAGGCGATCGACTGGTTCACGCTCGACACGATTGGCAAATCTCCGGCAAGATTTGACTTTAAGAAACTGGAAAGCATTTCCGGGCAACACATCCGCAGTATGGAAGCGGAGGAAATCCTGTCTGAACTGAGCAAATTTGTTGCGGCGCAAAACGGTCCGGGCTTTACAACGTCGCAGGTTATGGCACTGCGTGCAGCAGCGCCCGGGCTGCGCGATAGGGCGAAGACTATCCCGGAATTGCTTGAAATGGCGCACTTTATTCTAGGATCACGCCCGTTCGAACCGGATGAGAAAGCCGCCAGGCAACTCGATACGGTATCCCGTGGTATGCTGAAACAATTGACTTCGCGCTTGCAAAATGTAGATTGGACAGCAGAGAATATCCAGGAGGCGGTTAAGCACTTCGCGGACGAGGAGGAACTCAAGCTCGGCAAGGTCGCTCAACCAATGCGCGCCGCGCTGACCGGCCGCACCATATCTCCCTCCGTATTCGATATGATGGAGATACTCGGACAGGAAGAGAGCCTCGCACGGCTGGAGGATGCCGCCACCGGCGAAGCAGTCCCGCACTGA
- a CDS encoding OmpH family outer membrane protein, with protein sequence MIRASDLRAGLTALLVALAGPAAAQDEPPPAFLVIEQERLLTDSAAGQAVLAEEEADRNALLEEGRALDAQFEAEEQALTEQRATMDAAAFRELADAFDEKVVATRRDQEQKAANLNRRAEERRREFLQQVQPILLEVLEASGATAVVDRRLVLIFKQELNITSEVIRRLDETLDAVPDGEIPVPDETEN encoded by the coding sequence TTGATACGCGCTTCTGATCTCCGGGCAGGGCTGACGGCCCTGCTGGTTGCCCTTGCCGGCCCGGCAGCGGCGCAGGACGAGCCGCCGCCCGCGTTTCTGGTGATCGAGCAGGAACGTCTGCTGACTGACAGTGCCGCCGGTCAGGCGGTGCTGGCCGAGGAGGAAGCAGACCGCAACGCGCTGCTGGAAGAGGGCCGGGCGCTGGATGCGCAGTTTGAAGCCGAGGAACAGGCGCTGACGGAACAGCGCGCGACGATGGATGCCGCCGCATTCCGCGAGCTGGCCGATGCTTTTGACGAAAAGGTGGTGGCGACGCGGCGCGATCAGGAGCAGAAGGCGGCCAACCTGAACCGACGGGCCGAGGAGCGGCGGCGGGAGTTCCTGCAACAGGTGCAGCCGATCCTGCTGGAGGTGCTGGAAGCCTCCGGCGCGACAGCAGTGGTGGACCGCCGGCTGGTGCTGATTTTCAAACAGGAATTGAATATCACCTCCGAGGTGATTAGACGACTGGACGAGACACTGGATGCGGTGCCGGATGGAGAGATCCCAGTTCCGGACGAGACTGAGAATTGA
- a CDS encoding LpxI family protein, giving the protein MADKVDGLAIVAGSGVLPRMLAEDCKRSGRAYAVIKFEGIALDWVTGHPVIPAVFEKPGRLFKDIARAGLKQVTFAGGMSRPKISPLRFDLTGIRLAPKLFKALKGGDDAALRIVTEIFEAEGLSIVAAHELLESLLVPEGVLTKGQPSDADKADAARAAAIVEAIGAVDVGQGAVVAQGICLGLESIQGTDAMLAHVAATGGPFRPDAQGAKGVLLKAPKPGQDWRTDLPAIGPDTLRNAHSAGLAGVVIEAGGVLVLGREEVVAQANALEMFLWSRPRGT; this is encoded by the coding sequence ATGGCGGACAAAGTGGACGGATTGGCGATTGTGGCCGGCAGCGGTGTGCTGCCGCGCATGCTGGCAGAGGACTGCAAACGCTCCGGTCGGGCGTATGCGGTGATCAAGTTCGAGGGGATTGCCCTCGACTGGGTGACGGGACACCCGGTTATCCCGGCGGTGTTCGAGAAGCCGGGGCGGCTGTTCAAGGATATTGCGCGGGCGGGCCTGAAGCAGGTTACATTTGCCGGCGGCATGTCGCGACCGAAGATCAGCCCGTTGCGCTTCGACCTGACAGGCATCCGGCTGGCGCCGAAACTGTTCAAGGCGCTGAAGGGCGGCGATGATGCGGCCCTGCGGATCGTGACGGAGATTTTCGAGGCCGAGGGGCTGAGCATCGTTGCGGCACATGAGTTGCTGGAGAGCCTGCTGGTGCCCGAAGGTGTGCTGACCAAAGGCCAACCCAGCGATGCCGACAAGGCGGATGCTGCACGGGCGGCGGCCATCGTCGAGGCAATCGGCGCCGTCGATGTCGGGCAGGGCGCAGTGGTGGCACAGGGTATCTGCCTGGGACTGGAAAGTATTCAGGGCACCGACGCGATGCTGGCGCATGTGGCGGCGACGGGCGGGCCATTTCGGCCTGACGCGCAGGGCGCGAAGGGCGTGCTGCTGAAGGCGCCCAAGCCTGGGCAGGACTGGCGCACTGACCTGCCTGCCATCGGCCCGGACACGTTGCGCAATGCTCATTCGGCCGGGCTGGCAGGCGTGGTGATCGAGGCCGGTGGCGTTCTGGTGCTGGGGCGGGAGGAAGTCGTGGCGCAGGCGAACGCTCTGGAGATGTTCCTCTGGTCCCGACCGCGCGGAACCTGA
- the lpxB gene encoding lipid-A-disaccharide synthase, protein MRVFVIAGEPSGDALGAALLAGLKTEESGTLELAGVGGPLMRAEGLASLFPMDQLSVMGVAEVLPRLPGLLRRIRETADAVVAWKPDVLITIDSPDFCLRVARKARALDRDLKVVHYVAPSVWAWRPGRAKKMAAVVDHVLALLPFEPPYMEAAGMSCDFVGHPVTQLEVPSAADVAAFREVNAIGAARCLTVLPGSRAGEVGRVGPVLRDVAAALVAENEGLRVIVPTVGPRLDAVRELFAEVPGALVLGPDIGEAGKLAAFAASGLALAASGTVTLEVAAAGAPMIVAYDLNGLSRMIARRFVKLPSATLVNLLDRYEALELAGGFRGFMPGNPPAWDEMQDARLRDQPIPEFVLERCTVERILPEARRYLSEPGVGFAQIEASGRAMELLGRGGDAPGTRAARSVITFMGRREAAGQTRLGPAP, encoded by the coding sequence ATGCGTGTCTTCGTCATCGCGGGTGAGCCTTCCGGAGATGCGCTGGGGGCGGCCCTGCTGGCGGGATTAAAGACGGAGGAGTCGGGGACGCTGGAACTGGCGGGTGTCGGCGGGCCGCTGATGCGGGCCGAAGGCCTGGCGAGCCTGTTCCCGATGGACCAGTTGAGCGTTATGGGCGTGGCGGAGGTCTTGCCACGCCTGCCGGGCCTGCTGCGCCGGATCCGCGAGACGGCGGACGCGGTAGTGGCGTGGAAGCCGGATGTGCTGATCACCATCGACAGCCCGGATTTCTGTCTGCGGGTGGCGCGCAAGGCGCGGGCGCTGGATCGTGACCTGAAGGTGGTGCATTACGTGGCGCCGTCCGTCTGGGCCTGGCGGCCCGGTCGGGCAAAGAAGATGGCCGCTGTCGTCGATCACGTGCTGGCTTTGCTGCCGTTCGAGCCTCCCTACATGGAGGCTGCGGGGATGAGCTGCGACTTCGTCGGCCATCCGGTGACGCAACTGGAAGTGCCGAGCGCCGCCGATGTAGCGGCATTCCGCGAGGTGAACGCCATTGGTGCCGCCCGCTGCCTGACGGTGCTTCCCGGTTCCCGCGCGGGGGAAGTCGGCCGGGTAGGGCCGGTATTGCGCGACGTGGCGGCGGCGCTGGTGGCGGAGAACGAAGGGTTGCGGGTGATCGTGCCAACGGTCGGTCCGCGGCTGGACGCGGTGCGGGAGCTGTTCGCAGAGGTGCCGGGCGCGTTGGTGCTGGGACCGGATATCGGCGAGGCGGGGAAACTCGCGGCTTTCGCGGCCTCCGGACTGGCGCTGGCTGCTTCCGGGACGGTGACGCTGGAGGTCGCGGCGGCGGGCGCGCCGATGATCGTCGCCTATGATCTGAACGGGCTTAGCCGGATGATTGCGCGGCGTTTCGTGAAGCTGCCGAGTGCGACGCTGGTCAACCTGCTGGATCGCTACGAGGCGCTGGAACTGGCTGGAGGCTTTCGCGGATTCATGCCGGGCAATCCGCCGGCCTGGGATGAAATGCAGGACGCACGGCTGCGGGATCAGCCTATCCCTGAATTCGTGCTGGAGCGCTGTACGGTGGAGCGGATCCTGCCGGAGGCGCGGCGCTATCTATCGGAGCCAGGGGTCGGCTTTGCCCAGATCGAGGCGAGTGGGCGGGCGATGGAGCTTCTCGGGCGCGGCGGAGATGCGCCGGGGACGAGGGCGGCACGGTCTGTTATCACGTTCATGGGGCGGCGTGAGGCGGCTGGGCAAACGCGGCTTGGGCCCGCGCCGTGA